One genomic segment of Streptosporangium album includes these proteins:
- a CDS encoding TSUP family transporter, producing the protein MDIVEIVLLLVAAAGAGWVDAVVGGGGLLQLPALIMAGLSPVQALATNKFAAIFGTASAAVTYARTTKIDWRVAVPAGLGAVAFSGLGASAAAAISKDVLIPLVMAVLVGVALFVTLRPAFGAHPRSHLRTRARSLAAIAVTGAGVAFYDGILGPGTGTFLIIAFTMILGMDFVAGSAHSKIINSCTNLGALAVFAYQGHVLWLLGLAMALCNIAGAQLGARMALRRGAGFVRAVLLCVVVAMVAKLGYDRFLA; encoded by the coding sequence GTGGACATCGTGGAAATCGTCCTGCTGCTCGTGGCGGCGGCAGGGGCGGGATGGGTCGACGCCGTGGTCGGCGGGGGAGGGCTGCTGCAGCTTCCCGCACTCATCATGGCCGGTCTCTCGCCCGTCCAGGCGCTGGCCACCAACAAGTTCGCCGCGATCTTCGGCACCGCCTCGGCGGCGGTGACCTACGCGCGCACCACCAAGATCGACTGGCGGGTGGCGGTACCCGCCGGGCTGGGCGCGGTGGCCTTCTCCGGGCTCGGAGCGTCGGCGGCGGCGGCGATCTCCAAGGACGTGCTCATTCCGTTGGTCATGGCCGTCCTGGTGGGTGTGGCGCTGTTCGTCACCCTCCGTCCGGCCTTCGGTGCCCATCCCCGGTCCCATCTGCGCACCCGGGCCAGAAGCCTGGCCGCGATCGCCGTCACCGGCGCCGGGGTCGCCTTCTACGACGGCATCCTGGGGCCGGGCACCGGCACCTTCCTGATCATCGCCTTCACGATGATCCTCGGCATGGACTTCGTGGCCGGCTCGGCCCACTCCAAGATCATCAATTCCTGTACGAACCTGGGTGCCCTGGCGGTCTTCGCCTACCAGGGGCACGTGCTGTGGCTGCTCGGACTGGCCATGGCCCTCTGCAACATCGCCGGCGCCCAGCTCGGCGCCCGGATGGCCCTGCGCCGGGGGGCCGGGTTCGTGCGCGCCGTACTCCTCTGCGTGGTGGTCGCGATGGTGGCCAAGCTCGGCTACGACAGGTTCCTCGCGTGA
- a CDS encoding MFS transporter, with the protein MHVTTLDRGALVRGRIAVCLLFLLAGMAIGTWTARVPSIKQGLELSDGRLSLGLLGIAAGAITGMQVVGRLIDRYGSVKVMLPMAFAQSVVLVIPAFMPDLVTLAIALFAFGVVHGVLDVAMNANAVEVEQATGRPLMSSFHAVFSIGGFLGAALGGLLAHAGLTPALTFAIVAAIIAALALWASRWALTLTAEPSTETVTDGAPGTGGFDRGLLLLGVLGICCMIGEGAAADWSSVYLRDNLGSSAGFAAAAYAAFSIMMTAGRLAGDRLTTLLGPVTLVRGCGLLAAAGLGAALLIDHPVAGVIGFGCFGAGLSCIVPQVFSAAGRRDPARAGQALARVASLSYVGFLAGPVLIGSVAALVGLPRALAIPALLAAFVAVAAFALRPARFTK; encoded by the coding sequence ATGCACGTCACCACCCTCGATCGTGGTGCGCTCGTCCGCGGCCGGATCGCGGTCTGCCTGCTCTTCCTGCTGGCCGGCATGGCCATCGGCACCTGGACGGCACGGGTCCCGTCCATCAAACAAGGGCTGGAGCTGAGCGACGGCCGGCTCAGCCTCGGACTGCTCGGCATCGCCGCCGGGGCGATCACGGGCATGCAGGTGGTGGGCCGTCTGATCGACCGCTACGGCAGCGTCAAGGTGATGCTGCCCATGGCCTTCGCGCAGAGCGTGGTCCTGGTCATCCCGGCCTTCATGCCGGACCTGGTCACCCTGGCGATCGCGCTGTTCGCCTTCGGCGTGGTGCACGGTGTCCTCGACGTGGCGATGAACGCCAACGCCGTCGAGGTCGAGCAGGCCACGGGACGGCCGCTCATGTCCTCCTTCCACGCGGTGTTCAGCATCGGCGGGTTCCTCGGCGCCGCCCTCGGCGGGCTGCTCGCACACGCCGGACTCACCCCCGCGCTCACCTTCGCCATCGTGGCGGCCATCATCGCCGCGCTGGCGCTGTGGGCCTCCCGCTGGGCGCTCACCCTTACCGCGGAGCCCTCCACGGAGACCGTCACCGACGGCGCCCCCGGCACCGGAGGCTTCGACCGCGGCCTGCTGCTTCTGGGCGTGCTGGGGATCTGCTGCATGATCGGAGAAGGGGCCGCGGCGGACTGGAGTTCGGTATACCTGCGGGACAACCTCGGCAGCTCGGCCGGGTTCGCCGCGGCGGCCTACGCCGCCTTCTCCATCATGATGACCGCCGGCCGTCTCGCCGGAGACCGGCTGACCACCCTTCTGGGCCCGGTGACACTGGTGCGCGGCTGCGGCCTGCTGGCGGCCGCGGGACTCGGAGCCGCTCTGCTGATCGACCACCCGGTGGCCGGGGTCATCGGCTTCGGCTGCTTCGGCGCGGGCCTGTCGTGCATCGTCCCGCAGGTCTTCTCCGCCGCCGGACGCCGCGATCCGGCCCGCGCCGGACAGGCTCTGGCCCGGGTGGCGAGCCTGTCCTATGTGGGCTTCCTCGCCGGTCCGGTGCTGATCGGCAGCGTGGCCGCGCTTGTGGGTCTGCCACGCGCCCTGGCCATCCCTGCCTTGCTGGCGGCTTTTGTGGCAGTAGCGGCTTTCGCACTCCGACCCGCGCGCTTTACAAAGTAG